The Streptomyces camelliae genome window below encodes:
- the hemG gene encoding protoporphyrinogen oxidase, with translation MSATGTRTGHVVVIGAGIAGLAAAHRLLGRGARVTVLEAADRVGGKLLPGEIAGVRVDLGAESLLARRPEAVTLAREVGLAGRLQPPATATASIWTRGALRPMPKGHVMGVPGTAAALSGVLSDEGLARIDRDADLPRTEVGDDVAVGEYVAARLGREVVDRLVEPLLGGVYAGDAYRISMRSAVPQLFQAARAHASLTEGVREIQARAAASGQSGPVFMGIEGGVGTLPLAVADSVRARGGEILTGTPVRELRRAADGGWRVVAGERVLHADAVIVAVPAPAAAELLGAESPAAAAELRAVEYASMALVTLAYRRADATLPEGSGFLVPPVDGRTIKASTFASRKWGWIAEEDPEVVVLRTSVGRYGETEILQRDDAALVEVSRHDLREATGLAAEPLRTRVTRWTDGLPQYPVGHHARVARIREHVAKLPGLAVCGAQYDGVGVPACIASAYAAADQLDGDLSGIRELTANPVQSLHGGAGE, from the coding sequence ATGAGCGCAACGGGTACGCGTACAGGGCATGTCGTCGTCATCGGAGCCGGGATCGCCGGGCTGGCCGCCGCCCACCGGCTGCTCGGGCGGGGCGCGCGCGTGACCGTGCTGGAGGCCGCGGACCGGGTCGGCGGCAAGCTGCTGCCCGGTGAGATCGCGGGCGTGCGGGTCGACCTGGGCGCCGAGTCGCTGCTCGCCCGCCGCCCCGAGGCGGTGACCCTCGCGCGCGAGGTCGGTCTGGCCGGCCGTCTCCAGCCGCCGGCCACCGCGACCGCCTCGATCTGGACCCGGGGCGCCCTGCGGCCCATGCCCAAGGGCCATGTGATGGGCGTGCCCGGCACCGCCGCCGCACTCTCCGGCGTCCTGTCCGACGAGGGCCTCGCCCGCATCGACCGCGACGCCGACCTGCCGCGCACCGAGGTCGGGGACGACGTGGCCGTGGGGGAGTACGTGGCCGCCCGGCTCGGCCGCGAGGTCGTCGACCGGCTGGTCGAGCCCCTGCTCGGAGGGGTCTACGCGGGCGACGCGTACCGCATCTCGATGCGCTCGGCCGTTCCCCAGCTCTTCCAGGCCGCCCGCGCCCACGCCTCCCTCACCGAGGGGGTCCGCGAGATCCAGGCCAGGGCGGCGGCGAGCGGGCAGAGCGGGCCGGTCTTCATGGGCATCGAGGGCGGCGTGGGCACGCTGCCGCTCGCGGTCGCCGACTCCGTCCGCGCGCGCGGCGGCGAGATCCTCACCGGGACGCCCGTGCGCGAGCTGCGGCGGGCGGCCGACGGCGGCTGGCGGGTGGTCGCCGGGGAGCGGGTGCTGCACGCCGATGCGGTGATCGTCGCCGTACCCGCCCCGGCCGCCGCCGAGCTGCTCGGCGCCGAGTCCCCGGCGGCCGCCGCCGAACTGCGAGCGGTCGAATACGCCTCGATGGCCCTGGTCACCCTCGCCTACCGCCGCGCGGACGCGACGCTCCCCGAGGGCAGCGGCTTCCTGGTCCCGCCGGTCGACGGCCGCACGATCAAGGCGTCCACGTTCGCCTCCCGCAAGTGGGGCTGGATCGCCGAGGAGGACCCGGAGGTGGTCGTGCTGCGCACCTCCGTGGGGCGCTACGGCGAGACGGAGATCCTCCAGCGGGACGACGCCGCCCTCGTCGAGGTCTCCCGGCACGACCTGCGCGAGGCGACCGGCCTGGCCGCCGAACCCCTGCGGACCCGGGTCACCCGCTGGACCGACGGCCTGCCGCAGTACCCGGTCGGGCACCACGCGCGCGTGGCCCGCATCCGCGAGCACGTCGCCAAGCTGCCCGGGCTCGCGGTGTGCGGCGCGCAGTACGACGGCGTCGGCGTCCCGGCGTGCATCGCGAGCGCCTACGCGGCGGCGGACCAGCTGGACGGCGACCTGAGCGGAATCCGGGAGCTCACGGCCAACCCGGTGCAGAGCCTCCACGGCGGGGCGGGAGAATAG
- a CDS encoding FAD-dependent oxidoreductase, with product MTMSGGRGGTERLVVIGGDAAGMSAASQARRLKGPGELEIVAFERGHFTSFSACGIPYWVGGDVPERDDLIARTPEEHRARDIDLRLRTEVTEIDVAGQRVRARDVDSGAESWTSYDKLVIATGARPVRPELPGTDAPGVHGVQTLDDGQALLGTLARARGRRAVVVGAGYIGVEMAEALINRGFEVTVVNRGEEPMSTLDPDMGRLVHRAMEGLGITMVNGAEVTKILTAADGTARAVATQHAEYPADVVILGIGVRPETALAEAAGLPLGTHGGLLTDLAMRVRGHESIWAGGDCVEVLNLVSGQEQYVPLGTHANKHGQVIGTNAAGGYATFPGVVGTAVSKVCDLEIARTGLREKDADRVGLRYETVTIESTSRAGYYPGASPMTVKMLAERRTGRLLGVQIVGREGAAKRVDIAAVALTAQMTVEQMTALDLGYAPPFSPVWDPVLVAARKATAKVRAS from the coding sequence ATGACCATGAGCGGTGGACGGGGCGGGACGGAACGGCTGGTCGTGATCGGCGGCGACGCCGCGGGCATGTCCGCGGCGTCACAGGCGCGCCGGCTGAAGGGGCCCGGCGAGCTGGAGATCGTGGCCTTCGAACGCGGACACTTCACCTCCTTCTCGGCGTGCGGCATCCCGTACTGGGTGGGCGGCGACGTCCCCGAGCGGGACGACCTGATCGCCCGCACCCCCGAGGAGCACCGCGCGCGGGACATCGATCTGCGGCTGCGCACGGAGGTCACCGAGATCGACGTGGCCGGGCAGCGGGTACGCGCGCGTGACGTCGATTCCGGCGCCGAGTCCTGGACGTCGTACGACAAGCTCGTGATCGCCACCGGGGCCCGCCCGGTCCGCCCGGAGCTGCCCGGCACGGACGCTCCCGGGGTGCACGGGGTGCAGACGCTGGACGACGGCCAGGCCCTGCTGGGGACGCTGGCACGCGCGCGTGGCCGGCGCGCGGTGGTCGTCGGCGCGGGCTACATCGGCGTCGAGATGGCCGAGGCGTTGATCAACCGCGGCTTCGAGGTGACGGTCGTCAACCGTGGCGAGGAGCCCATGTCGACGCTCGACCCGGACATGGGCCGACTGGTGCACCGGGCCATGGAGGGCCTCGGCATCACGATGGTGAACGGCGCCGAGGTCACCAAGATCCTCACCGCGGCCGACGGCACGGCCCGCGCGGTCGCCACGCAGCACGCCGAGTACCCCGCGGACGTGGTGATCCTCGGTATCGGCGTCCGCCCGGAAACCGCGCTCGCCGAGGCCGCCGGCCTCCCCCTCGGCACCCACGGCGGCCTGCTCACCGACCTCGCGATGCGGGTGCGCGGGCACGAGAGCATCTGGGCGGGCGGCGACTGCGTGGAGGTGCTGAACCTGGTCTCGGGCCAGGAGCAGTACGTCCCGCTCGGCACCCACGCCAACAAGCACGGCCAGGTCATCGGCACCAACGCCGCAGGCGGTTACGCCACGTTCCCGGGCGTGGTCGGCACGGCGGTCAGCAAGGTCTGCGACCTGGAGATCGCCCGCACCGGCCTGCGCGAGAAGGACGCCGACCGGGTGGGCCTGCGGTACGAGACGGTCACCATCGAGTCCACCAGCCGCGCCGGCTACTACCCCGGCGCCTCCCCCATGACGGTCAAGATGCTCGCCGAACGCCGCACGGGCCGCCTGCTCGGCGTGCAGATCGTCGGCAGGGAGGGCGCGGCGAAACGGGTCGACATCGCGGCAGTGGCCCTGACCGCGCAGATGACGGTGGAACAGATGACGGCCCTGGACCTGGGCTACGCCCCGCCGTTCTCCCCGGTGTGGGACCCGGTGCTGGTGGCGGCGAGAAAGGCGACGGCGAAGGTACGGGCTTCCTAG
- a CDS encoding DUF4349 domain-containing protein codes for MRPQRSARPARPTGHARSAHRSVRPLAGLLLAASLALAGCGGAADSGGGASAKSAADTGARQPGAGGSGTEDSAKSPRQTPRLAPNAVIRTASLTIEVKDADKALAEARTTAESAGGYVGEETTSRDADGHERTRVVLRVPSARYDEVLAGLQGTGRLVERTAKAEDVTDQVVDVDSRVKSQRASVDRIRALMDRAAKLSDVVSLEGELSSREADLESLLAQQASLKDRTSLATITLSLSEKPVHKAAGNGSPGLGDALAGGWHVFVTLLRWIALALGAALPFAAFAALSALVWLRVVRPRLPRRREPAPAMTALGPLPSARPVPESSGEADRD; via the coding sequence ATGCGCCCACAACGTTCCGCACGACCCGCACGGCCCACAGGCCACGCGCGCTCCGCGCACCGATCCGTCCGTCCGCTGGCCGGCCTGCTGCTCGCCGCCTCCCTCGCGCTCGCCGGATGCGGCGGCGCGGCCGACTCGGGCGGCGGTGCCTCGGCGAAGTCCGCCGCGGACACCGGGGCGCGGCAGCCGGGCGCGGGCGGCAGCGGCACGGAGGACTCCGCCAAGTCCCCCCGGCAGACACCCAGGCTCGCCCCGAACGCGGTCATCCGCACCGCCTCCCTGACCATCGAGGTCAAGGACGCCGACAAGGCCCTGGCCGAGGCCCGTACCACCGCCGAGAGCGCGGGCGGTTACGTCGGCGAGGAGACCACCAGCCGGGACGCCGACGGCCACGAGCGGACCCGGGTCGTGCTGCGCGTGCCCAGCGCGCGGTACGACGAGGTGCTCGCCGGCCTCCAGGGCACCGGCCGGCTCGTCGAGCGCACCGCGAAGGCGGAGGACGTCACCGACCAGGTCGTGGACGTGGACAGCCGGGTGAAGTCCCAGCGGGCCAGCGTGGACCGGATCCGCGCGCTGATGGACCGGGCGGCGAAGCTGAGCGATGTCGTGTCCCTGGAGGGGGAGTTGAGCAGCCGCGAGGCCGATCTGGAGTCCCTGCTGGCCCAGCAGGCGTCCCTGAAGGACCGCACGAGTCTCGCGACCATCACCCTGTCGCTGTCCGAGAAACCCGTGCACAAGGCCGCCGGGAACGGCTCGCCGGGCCTCGGGGACGCGCTCGCGGGCGGCTGGCACGTGTTCGTCACGCTGCTGCGCTGGATCGCCCTGGCGCTCGGCGCCGCCCTGCCGTTCGCGGCCTTCGCGGCCCTGTCGGCGCTGGTGTGGCTGCGGGTCGTACGGCCCCGGCTGCCGCGCCGACGGGAGCCGGCGCCCGCGATGACGGCCCTCGGCCCGCTGCCGTCGGCGCGCCCGGTGCCGGAGTCCTCCGGGGAGGCGGACCGGGACTGA